A single region of the Podospora pseudopauciseta strain CBS 411.78 chromosome 1, whole genome shotgun sequence genome encodes:
- a CDS encoding hypothetical protein (COG:O; EggNog:ENOG503NVKC) produces the protein MMSAQLQQQQSAADGAAPPALGNQSLGSDELPPVRNRASESKSPYVSLHADTPVAWQPMSEETLARAKAENKPIYMHIGFLADHLCHITTRDIFHNPTVAAFLNEHFVPIIVDREERPDLDAIYQNYSVAVNSISGWPLHLFFTPDLEPFFANAYLPAPGTVGEDGEACDLLTILQSNHRLWVEKEQKCREEAAKELEGLEKFVQEGALPLARAPNATATSDSDIEVDLDHVELAVSRIAKLFDPVHGGFGQPGEPKFPNPARLSFLLRLRECPDTVRDVIGGDEDVERATKMALQTLSKMKNSGLRDHIGEGFMRMSSTSDWNMPHFEKMVGDNALLLGVYLDAWLGNRKGTQLTNQDEFADVVLGLADYLISPAIQQENGGFISSEAAYSYYRKGEQHMTNGTFYLWTHREFDEVLGPEASNIAAAYWNVQEDGNVPQERDPSDEFLNQNILSAGNGVHELSTQHGLPVEEIHRIIASSKKKLLAHRDKERVRPPRDTKIIAGVNGMVISALSRSQAAAEAVGHSKSAEYIKRAEKAAQFIFDSLWLNDINTEGPNGGQHKVLHRYWNNGPSETLAFADDYAFLIEGLLDLYEATLSKRWLNWAQDLQEAQNRLFYDSPSAVNGTPSRRAAGSGGFYSTELQTISSNIPRLKSAMDILIPSVNAVSASNLYRLGSIFAEQRYKQIALETIKAFDPELMEHHWIHQSLLANVITAKLGVEEVRIENQDLAQSQLAELRLRARGRARVLVEAK, from the exons ATGATGAGCGcacagctccagcagcagcaatcgGCGGCAGACGGAGCCGCCCCGCCAGCGTTAGGAAACCAGTCGCTGGGCTCCGATGAACTCCCACCTGTACGGAACCGCGCCTCAGAAAGCAAGAGCCCATATGTTTCCCTTCATGCCGACACACCTGTAGCTTGGCAACCTATGAGCGAGGAAACTCTGGCCCGAGCCAAGGCCGAAAATAAACCCATCTACATGCATATTGGATTTCTGGCTGATCACC TTTGCCACATAACAACCCGGGACATATTTCACAACCCCACAGTTgccgccttcctcaacgAGCACTTTGTCCCGATCATCGTGGACCGGGAGGAGCGACCAGACCTCGATGCAATATACCAAAACTACAGCGTTGCTGTCAACAGCATCAGTGGCTGGCCGTTACACCTATTTTTCACTCCCGATCTCGAGCCCTTCTTCGCGAATGCCTATTTACCTGCGCCTGGTActgttggggaggatggggaggcaTGCGACCTGCTCACCATTTTGCAAAGTAATCATCGACTGTGGGTCGAGAAGGAGCAAAAGTGCCGGGAGGAGGCTGCGAAGGAGCTCGAAGGTCTAGAAAAGTTTGTTCAGGAAGGCGCTTTGCCACTTGCTCGCGCTCCCAACGCCACAGCAACGTCCGATTCGGATATTGAGGTGGACCTGGACCACGTTGAGCTTGCTGTAAGCCGTATAGCAAAACTTTTCGATCCTGTGCATGGCGGTTTTGGCCAGCCTGGGGAGCCAAAGTTTCCTAACCCGGCGCGGCTGTCCTTCTTGCTCCGGCTCAGAGAATGTCCTGATACAGTACGCGATGTCAttggaggagacgaggaTGTTGAGAGGGCGACAAAGATGGCGCTTCAGACGTTGAGCAAGATGAAGAACAGTGGTTTAAGAGACCACATCGGTGAAGGGTTCATGCGGATGAGTTCCACCAGCGACTGGAACATGCCCCATtttgagaagatggtgggcGATAACGCCCTACTGTTGGGGGTTTATCTTGACGCCTGGCTTGGAAACAGAAAAGGAACGCAACTAACCAACCAAGACGAGTTCGCCGATGTTGTGTTGGGTCTGGCCGACTACCTGATCAGTCCCGCAATTCAGCAAGAAAATGGGGGCTTTATTTCAAGCGAGGCGGCGTACTCATACTATCGCAAGGGCGAGCAGCACATGACAAACGGGACATTTTACCTTTGGACTCATAGGGAGTTTGACGAGGTTCTGGGACCAGAAGCCAGCAATATCGCTGCCGCATATTGGAATGTACAAGAGGATGGCAATGTACCCCAAGAGCGGGATCCCTCCGATGAGTTTCTTAACCAAAACATTCTTTCCGCCGGTAACGGTGTTCATGAGCTCTCGACTCAACATGGTCTTCCGGTTGAGGAGATACATCGGATCATTGCATCTTCAAAGAAGAAGTTGCTTGCTCATAGGGACAAGGAACGCGTACGACCACCCAGAGATACGAAAATCATTGCTGGAGTCAACGGCATGGTCATCTCAGCACTATCCCGGTCACaagcggcggcggaggctgTTGGCCATTCCAAAAGCGCGGAGTATATCAAACGCGCTGAAAAGGCAGCCCAGTTTATCTTTGACAGTTTGTGGTTAAATGATATCAACACCGAAGGCCCAAACGGTGGGCAGCACAAAGTACTGCACCGCTATTGGAACAATGGGCCGAGCGAGACGCTTGCCTTTGCTGATGATTATGCCTTTTTGATTGAGGGTCTTTTGGATCTGTACGAAGCAACACTCAGTAAGCGGTGGCTAAATTGGGCCCAGGATCTTCAAG AGGCACAAAACCGGCTATTTTATGACTCGCCATCGGCAGTGAACGGTACCCCAAGCCGACGCGCCGCTGGCTCTGGCGGTTTCTATTCAACTGAGCTGCAGaccatcagcagcaacatcccaCGCTTGAAGAGTGCCATGGACATTCTGATCCCCTCGGTCAACGCCGTCTCGGCCTCCAACCTCTACAGACTGGGCTCCATCTTTGCGGAGCAGCGCTATAAGCAGATTGCGTTAGAAACGATCAAGGCTTTCGACCCCGAGCTCATGGAGCATCACTGGATACACCAGAGCCTCCTGGCAAATGTCATAACAGCGAAACTGGGAGTGGAAGAGGTCCGGATAGAGAATCAAGACCTTGCTCAGTCACAGCTGGCTGAGCTACGCTTGAGAGCGAGAGGTCGCGCAAGGGTTCTTGTCGAGGCTAAATAG
- a CDS encoding hypothetical protein (COG:N; EggNog:ENOG503NZ2G) produces the protein MAGNTNRYSSYTTASVGSGSDGKNGEKAEKKDLWSSMLDGVASAKRLPEKNIILLGGTVDSQREFFESLSNNELRRTLDRNASRMPPVANSFALGYTYYDVLDADQEDTLARISLYTLTNPSPSFASLLKPLLTPQTIPNTLIVILLDWSQPWKWMRQLREWILLLRTVLISLSHECMAAMEEVMLSWRDRGRGGGTNLDGTTALPVADDGVALPPGPGEWEDALGIPLCVVAQNAEKMEYLEKTQSWKEEEFDVVLQFMRTVLLRHGASLIYTTPSLPSQLPSLIHSSLGIHSLLKKQPLKHNVIDRDKIVVPPNWDSWGKIRVLREGFDVERVSNAWTADLDQPFPHPQSNGNTSNGEPNGESGEAVHDQEEEDDEEPQGSTVRLYELSVQDPTMDALQLAGRDTHSTELEVKSEDTQAFLGKQLKQLETFKKQHDETFGQDFGSSRNKPFKKIEEDEGALDPYTRPTEAKVLEHIGPVQFNMGGIQVDADDMVQRLKDRQAYGTSEPGSPTDEVGAEANAQMDTENLQAFFQGLMNRKSGTGK, from the exons ATGGCCGGGAATACAAACCGGTACTCGTCTTACACGACAGCCTCTGTTGGGTCAGGATCAGATGGCAAGAATGGCgagaaggcggagaagaaggatctCTGGAGCTCCATGCTGGACGGGGTAGCCAGCGCAAAGCGACTGCcagaaaagaatattattttactagGAGGTACTGTCGACTCCCAGCGAGAGTTCTTCGaatccctctccaacaacgaGCTACGCCGAACCCTTGATCGAAACGCATCTCGAATGCCCCCAGTCGCAAACAGCTTTGCACTGGGGTATACCTACTACGACGTTCTTGATGCCGACCAGGAAGACACCTTGGCTCGCATATCTCTGTACACTCTTACAAACCCCTCGCCGAGCTTCGCGTCTCTTCTCAAGCCGCTTCTGACGCCTCAGACGATACCCAATACCCTGATTGTAATATTACTGGATTGGTCTCAGCCGTGGAAATGGATGCGCCAGTTGCGGGAGTGGATTTTGTTACTCAGGACTGTTCTGATCTCGTTAAGCCATGAGTGTATGGCAGCAATGGAGGAAGTGATGTTGTCGTGGCGCGACCGCGGTAGGGGTGGCGGGACCAACCTCGACGGCACAACGGCCTTGCCAGTCGcggatgatggtgttgcttTACCCCCAGGTCCTGGCGAGTGGGAGGACGCACTGGGTATCCCACTATGCGTTGTCGCTCAAAAT GCCGAAAAAATGGAATACCTTGAAAAAACACAAAgttggaaggaggaggagtttgatgtTGTGTTACAGTTCATGCGGACAGTATTGCTTAGGC ATGGCGCTTCTCTGATTtacaccaccccctcttTACCCTCGCAACTCCCAAGCTTGATTCATTCAAGCCTTGGCATCCACTCACTTCTGAAGAAGCAACCACTAAAGCACAATGTCATCGACAGGGACAAGATTGTAGTCCCCCCCAACTGGGACTCGTGGGGTAAGATCCGTGTACTACGAGAAGGTTTCGACGTGGAACGTGTCAGCAATGCCTGGACCGCCGACCTCGATCAGCCATTCCCACATCCTCAATCAAACGGCAACACGTCAAATGGCGAGCCCAATGGCGAAAGCGGTGAAGCTGTTCACGAccaggaagaagaggacgacgaAGAACCCCAGGGCTCGACAGTCAGGCTATACGAGCTGTCGGTGCAGGATCCCACAATGGACGCCCTCCAGCTGGCGGGGCGCGACACTCACTCGACCGAGCTTGAAGTAAAGAGCGAGGACACCCAAGCCTTCCTCGGCAAACAGCTCAAGCAGCTCGAGACCTTCAAGAAACAGCACGACGAGACCTTTGGTCAAGACTTTGGCAGCTCCAGAAATAAACCCTtcaagaagattgaggaggatgagggggcgCTGGACCCGTATACTCGGCCGACAGAAGCCAAAGTGTTGGAGCATATTGGCCCGGTGCAGTTCAACATGGGCGGTATCCAAGTAGACGCGGATGACATGGTTCAGAGGCTCAAG GACCGTCAAGCATACGGCACCTCCGAGCCAGGCAGCCCAACAGATGAGGTGGGCGCCGAAGCAAACGCCCAAATGGATACCGAAAACCTGCAGGCCTTCTTCCAAGGCCTGATGAACAGGAAGAGCGGCACAGGCAAATGA